In the genome of Acidobacteriota bacterium, the window GGCTTGAGACGAGCCTGTCAATACTGGTTCAGTTCGATTTCTCCGGGGTCTCCGTGTCTTCGCCTCGGCGGCCTCTGTGTTAAGAAAAACTCTTTTAAACACAAAACCCCAAAAAAGGGGGCCCGAAGGCCACCAGGACACCTCCAACTAAAACAGGCGGGTAACAAATCTAAGGAAATCTTCAGATGTTCCCACGAAGCCCGATTTCTCGGGGTGAAACTGGATCGCGTGAAAATTGTCGCGGCCGATCGCGGCACTAAACCTTTGGCCATATTCAGATGTCGCGGTTGTGCTCTCACCTGTTTCGACATAATAACCGTGCACGAAATAGACACGCTCGCCTTCCGCAACGCCGTCAAATAAAGGTGAATTAAGCTCTGTGATCCGGTTCCACCCCGTATGCGGTATCTTCAGCGTGTCCGACTCAAACCGGCGAACGCGATACGGCATTATGCCCAGACATTCCGTCTCGTTTTCCTCCGACGCCTCGCACATCAACTGCATCCCGAGGCAAATTCCCAAAACCGGCGTCGTCAGCGAACGGATTACCGAATCGAGCCCGCGTTCACGCAGATACTTCATCGCCGTCGAAGCCTCGCCAACGCCTGGAAAGATAACTTTGTCCGCCGCTCGCAATTCGTCTGCAACGTCAGTAACCAAAGGCTCGACACCAAGACGGATCAGAGCATTCGCGACCGAGGCCGTATTTCCGCCGTTGTATTTAACGATCGCTACTTTCACAAAACTCCTTTAGTGGTCGGCAACTGGCTTCCCTCTCGGCGGACCGCCATCTTGATTGCCTTAGCAAATGCTTTAAAGATCGCCTCGATCTTGTGGTGTTCGATAGTACCTGTCGCGCTGATATTCAGGTTGCACAAAGCCTTGTCCGAGAACGACTTAAAGAAATGAAAGAACATCTCCGTCGGCATCTCGCCGATCATTTCGCGTTTGAATTCCGCATCCCAAACGATCCAATTCCGCCCGCCAAAATCGATCGCGACCTGCGCCAGGCAATCGTCCATTGGAAGACAATATCCGTAACGCTCCATTCCGCGTTTATCAGCCAATGCAAGCGAAAACGCCTCGCCGAGAGTTATCGCGACGTCCTCTATCGTGTGGTGTTCGTCGATATGCAGATCGCCGTCGGCCTTGATCGAAAGGTCGAGCCCGCCATGGCGAGCAAGCTGTTCGAGCATATGGTCAAAGAACGAGATCCCGGTCGAGATTGATGAACTGCCGGCTCCGTCGAGGTTCAATTCGACCGTGATCTCGGTCTCTTTCGTGTTGCGAGTATGCGTAACGCGTCGTTCCGGAGCACGGAGCAGATCGTAAATGTCACTCCAATCATCGACCGTAACCGCCGATTCATCGCCCTCGAGCGGAAAAGACGGATTGCGAATATAGATCGCCTTCGACCCGAGATTCTTCGCAAGCTGAACATCCGTCGGCCGGTCACCGATGACGTATGAATTCGCGAGATCGTATTCGCCGGTCAAATATTTCGTCAGCAGCGCCGTTCCCGGCTTTCGGGTTGGTGCATTTTCGTGCGAAAAGGTACGGTCGACAAAAATGTCCGCAAACTCAATTCCCTCGTCCGCTAGAGCCTGAATGACAAAATTCTGCGCCGGATGAAATGCGGTCTCGGGAAAACTCTCCGTTCCAAGGCCATCCTGATTCGTCACCATAACGAGCACGAAATCGGTCTCGCGAGCGATTTTCGCAAGATTGGTTATCACACCCGGCAAAAACCGCAGTTTCTCAAGCAGATCGACCTGAAAATCATCGGGTTCCCGTATCAATGTCCCGTCGCGGTCAATGAAAAGTACTTTTTGCATAGTTTTGTTATCAGTTATCAGCTATTAGCTATCACTTATTCCGAATCGAACAGAGGCGGCCAACAGCCGTTCATTTTCTTCCGGCGTTCCAACCGTGATCCGCAAACAGCCTTCGCAAAGCTCGACGTTGTTTCGATTGCGAACGACGATCTTCTCCTCGATCAAGTATTGATAAATGGCGTTGGCATCATCAACCTTAACCAGCAGAAAATTTGCGTCAGATGGATAGACTCGCTGCACGATGTCGAGGCCGATCAACGAATTTTCTAACCGCAACCGCTCGGCTTTAGCAGCATCGATCCACGCGTTTACCGTCGCTTCGCCGTCCAGAGCGTCGATCACGGCCTGCTGGGCAACGCCGCTGACGTTGTATGGCGGCTTTACGCGGTTAATCAGGTCGATTATCTCGCTGCTCGCAAAGGCTAGTCCAACGCGAACGCCAGCCATTCCCCAGGCTTTTGAGAATGTCTGTAGAACGACGAGATTCGGCTGTTCGGAAAGTTCAGCGATCATTGACGGTTCGTCCGCAAAATCAATATACGCCTCGTCAACAACAACGATCCCGTCAAACTCCCGTGCGATCTCCAGCACCGATCCGCGGCTCATCAGATTGCCCGTCGGATTGTTTGGCGAGCAGATAAAGATAAGTTTTGTTGAAGCTGAAATGGCTGCGAGGATCGCCGGAACGTCGAGCTGAAAATCATACGTCAGGCGTATCTCGCGGACCCCTACATCATTTATATCCGCCGAGACACGATACATTCCGTACGTCGGCGGGCACGTGATCACTTCGTCGCGTCCGGGCTCGCAGAAGATGCGAAACAGCAGGTCGATCGCTTCGTCGCTGCCGTTCCCGACAAATATCTGCGACGGCGAAACGCCTTTCATCGCCGCGATCCGATCTTTCAGTTCACGCTGAAGAGGGTCAGGATAGCGGTTGAGCCCAAAGCCAGCAGGCGAACCGAACGCATTCTCGTTAGCGTCGAGAAACACCTCGGCCGAGCCCTCGAATTCGGATCGTGCCGACGAATACGGTTTTAGACTCCTGACGTTTTTACGCACCAGGCTCTGCAGATCAAACGTCATCCCGACCTCCGCTCCATTCGCGTCTGATCGCGACGGCATTTTTGTGCGCGTCGAGCCCTTCGGCGGCGGCCATCGTTTCGATCGTCGGGCCGAGATTTTGAATGCCTTCGGCAGTCAGACGTTGAAACGTGATGCTTTTTGTAAAGCTCGCGACCGACACGCCGCTGTACGCCCGGGCCGCACCGCCGGTCGGCAGCGTGTGATTCGTCCCCGACGCATAATCTCCTGCACTCTCGCACGAGTAGTTTCCGATGAAAACGGAGCCCGCGTTGATGATCGTTTCCGCGATCTCGTCGGCGTTTTGTGTGGCGATAATGAGATGTTCTGGACCGTATTCGTTGAGTAGTTCGATGCCGTCTTCCAGTGTCTCGACCAATATCGCTTTCGAATTCTGGATCGCTGCCGCTGCGGTCTGCTTTCGTGAAAGCGTCTCGATCTGACGATCGACCTCGGCGAGCGTTTCGTTGATCACGGTTTCCGAAGTCGAGACCAGAATAACCTGACTGTCCGGCCCGTGTTCAGCCTGCGAAAGCAGATCTGTCGCGACAAACGCCGGTACGCTGCCTTCGTCCGCCAAAACGGCAACTTCTGACGGCCCGGCCGGCATGTCGATCGCGACACCTGAACGCAGAACCTGCAGCTTTGCCTCAGTAACAAATTGATTCCCCGGCCCAAAGATCTTGTAAACCGACGGAACAGTCTCCGTCCCATACGCCAAAGCCCCGATCGCCTGAGCACCGCCGATCTTGAAAACCTTGGTCGCCCCGCAAAGCCGCGCTGCATACAGCGTCGTCGGATCGATCTTTCCTTCCTTATTCGGCGGCGATGTAACGACGATCTCTCGGCAGCCCGCAAGTTTCGCCGGGATGACAAGCATCAGCACCGTCGAAAACAGTGGAGCACTTCCTGCCGGAACGTAAAGTCCGACTTTTTCGATCGCAACGTTCTTTCTCCAGCAAAACACGCCCGGCGTTGTCTCGATGACGTTTCGAGCGCTGTGGTCGACGGCGTGAAACTTCTCGATATTAGCTTTCGCAACCGCGATCGCGTCCTTTAGTTCCTGAGGAACGAGGGCATCTGCTTCTAGAAATTCGTCTTCGGTCACCAAAAACTCTTCCATCTCGACCTTGTCGAAATGCCTGGCACAATGGCGCAGAGCCGAATCTCCATGTTCGCGGACGTCTTTGAGGATGTTCGCGACCGTGCGTTCGAGAAAGACGGTGTCGATCGTCGGGCGCTTGAGCATCGCGGCCCAGGTTTCTTTTGATGGCTTCTTTATTATTTGCATTTCGTTCACTAACCTTTCTTCCCATGTCTTTTGTGAAGGAACTTTGTGGTCTTTGTGTTAAGAAGCGTTCTTAAACACTGAGAACACGGAGCAAAGCCCACAGAGGTCACGCAGAATTTATTACCTGATCATCTGATCGATCGAGAGAACGAGGATTCCCTCAGCTCCCGCATTTTTTAGCTGGTCCACGACTTCCCAAAAATCTGTTTCGCTCACGACCGAATGCAGTGAAACCCAGCCTTCATCAGCGAGCGGCACCATTGAAGGGCTTCGCATTCCGGGCAGGAGGCGTTTGATCTCGTCGACCCTTTCGACGGGAGCGTTGAGCAAAATGTATTTGTTTTGAGCTGCAGCTTTTACGCTGCGGATGCGGAATAGAAGCCTGTCGAGGATCGCCTGTTGTTCTGGCCCGAGATCACGCCGCGTTATCAAAACTGCCTCCGACAACATCACAGTCTCAACCTCTTTCAAACCGTTCGAAAACAAAGTGCTGCCCGAGCTCACCAGATCGCAAACCGCATCGGCCAGCCCGATCGACGGAGCGATCTCAACCGAGCCGCTGATCTCGTGGATGTCTGCTGACACACCTCGCGATGTGAAATAATCTCTCAGAATATTCGGATAGCTCGTCGCGATCTTTTTGCCCGCGAGCTGAGACAATTCCGAATACTCAAACCCTTTCGGCACCGCGAGCGACAAACGGCAGCGTCCGAAGCCGAGCTTTTCGATCGTGTCGACGGCCTTTGGATTCTCGGCGATCACGTTCTCGCCGACGATCCCTATATCAGCAACACCATCAGCCACATAGTCCGGAATGTCGTCATCCCGCAAGAAAAATATCTCGAGCGGAAAATCCGCCGCCTCGGCCCGCAGCTTGCCGAGCCCATTCGAAAAGCCAATGCCGCATTTTTTCAGCAGCCCGGTCGAACCGTCCGACAACCTTCCTGATCTTTGTAAAGCTATCTTTAATTTCATATCTAAAAACGACAAAGCGACGCCCATCGAGACTTGATTCGAAGTTTCGCGGCGTTTGGATTAAAACTAATTTACGATTTTGTTAAAACGAGTATCAGTTCACGCAGCTATTTGCTTACGTGATGATGGTGGAGATGAATGTGTGAAAAAGCTCTAAGCATCCTGACTTATATTAAAACCACACCGCGAGATCATTTGCAAGCACTGCCGGAAAAACTCCATGTGATAAAATCTAAAAACACATATGGACGACCACAGCGAAGAAGAGATATTGCAGGAATTTGGTAAACGCATCCAGCGTTGCTACGGCTGTTTTATCGCCTATCATCTCAAAGACATGTACCTCGGCGAAGACGTCACGTTCTTCTGCGAACATTGTAAAGACGAGACGATGTTCCACTTTGACCAGTTCTCAAAGCTCCTCGACCTTAGCAAACTGAACGAGGTCGCCGGCGAGCATCATCATTGAGCTTTAGAAATGCGAAGCTATGAACTGCTGCCAGCCGTCGGGAGTTAGCTTTTCAGTTTTTAGGAGTTTTAGTTTGAACGTTTTCCAATCCGGATTATTGGCGACGTCAAATTCCATGTCTTCAATATAGCTTCCCTTCGTGTTAACCCAGATCAAGCCTTTCCCGCCGATCCCTGGACCCGATGCTTCGTAGAGGCGGCATTTTTCGCCGTTACGGGTTTCGTCTCGCTGATACCTGATGTTGAGATCACCACGATAGGCGAACATCGGGCCGTCCGGTTTGAACGTCGGATCCGCGATCCCCACTACAAATGACTTTTTCGGATCCCTGAGGTGAGGGAACGAAACATTCAAGCTCGCGAGATCAAAATTGTAGAGGTGGAATGGAAGCCTGGCGATCTTTGCCGATTCTTTATCTGGTTTGAAAGCCGGGATCAGCACGTCAACCTCGCGGGAGGATGGTTGAAAAGTCAGGGTTGCGAAGAGCCGGCGGTCTTCTTTGGAAAAGACCTGATAGGATTCGATCTTCTTGGGGAAAAATCCCGCCCAATCCATCTCTGCAACTACCAAGCCGGCTTGTGTACCTTTCTCGTGAAACTTGAACGATTCGATACGGGCATTGGTCGCGACATAGAGCGAGACGTTCTCCGACTTGGTGCCGTCCGTATTGGTTTTCAGGTAATGAAAGACCGTGCCGACCGCGACCCTTTGCGGCTTAAAATTAAATGCAGCTGATTGGGCCGATGCCGATATGACGACCAGCCCGGTCAAAAACAGCGGATAGACGATTTTCTTGATCAATAGCATAGTGGCTCTCCGTTGAAAGTCTAAGTTACGCCTTATCTAAAAGATATGTTCCATCGTTTTGGACAATGGCGGATCCAATTCTTAGACTTGGAAAAGTAATGGAAGAGGCTCCGATACCAAAAAACACCCTAACCGGGCTCGCCGCCCGGCTAAGCAGGCTGCCGAGCGACAAACGACGGGCCGCACTGGAAATAGCGGCTTCGCTGGCCGGCGTCTCTCTTCGAGTCAGCCGCGAGTTTGTTGAGGCAGTACCGAAGGCGGCGAAGATCCTGTCCGCCGATGATCTGCGGCATTGGGGCGAGCTCGGGCGGCGGCTGGCGATGGGGAATGCTGATACAGGTGCCAAATTCTTTACGGATGGCGTCGGTGCTCTTAAACCCGTGCCGGACGAGGCTCGTTCGGCGGTCTTTCAGATCTGTACGCGGCAGTTGGTTTTGTCGAGTTCGATCTCGCTAGAAACATTCAAACTTGTTCCAAAGATCGCAAGTGACATCGGGGACGACCAGCTTTTCGCAGACGTGCTGAATCTCGCGGCCGAGATCGCGCAGCGGTCGGCGAAGCACAGCTCTGAATTTCTCGAAAACACTCCGGCGGTCGCGAAAGTCCTCACTGAATTTGGCGATGAAAAGCGTGCGGTCGCCGACGGTGTGCTCGCACTCGCCGCCCAATTTGCCAACCGAACCGGCGGCATGACCGCTGATCTATGGTCGAATCTGCCCGCGTCGCTCGAACGGCTAAATGCTGAAAACGCCAAACTTCTGATGATCCGTGCCGGTGAATTCCTTGAATTCGGCGGCAGTGTCACGCTGCATTTTGTCTCATCGGGCAGCGAAGTTTTGGCGGCTTCGGAATCGGCGTTTGAGGATTGGTGTAAGCTTGCCCGCTCGATCGCTCGTCACGGAAATGCGGTCCTGATCTCATTCCTGAGGGCCACACCAAAATTTTTCGCATCCTTCACCAAAAAGAAGAAAGCTTCCCCGGCAGACATTCGACGCGTGCTCCAACTAACTACGAAGATTGCCGAAACCGATGCGGAAAGTGCACTCGCGGCGTTCAAATCGAGCTCGGGAGCGTTGAGAAAGGTATCGATCGAACAGTTCGAGGAATGGGTCGATAAAGGGTTATCTGAACGCAGTAACGAATCTTCAAAATCACGCCGCAGCTATTTTGCTCTCGAAACGCGTGCTTCGAATGAACGTCTTCAGGAAACTCGACTGGGACTTCCACTTGAAAAAATTCAGTCTATTTTGCGGATGTACGTAGAGGCTCTAACGGGCAAAGAGATAGAGATCGCGCCGCTCACGGCGATGCCGCAGGAATCGCGGATCGGCGACGGCAAGACGATATATCTGCCCGCGTCCGTTGCCGAATTTGACAACGACGACCTCGATTTCAAGCTCTACAAAGTCCTCGCCGCCCATGGTGCCGGCCAGATCGAATTCGGCACTTTCGAGCGCGACACCGACGAGCTAAAGCAAGCATACGCTGAACTTACGGAGCTTTATTCCATCTCAGAGGATGACAGGGATGCGTTCGCTCTTGGCGGTTATCTTGAGGACGTTCGCAAAGCAGAAAAGGCTCTATCGGAAAAAGAGATAAAGGCCGAGGCGAAAAAACGGCGGAAGAAATTGCCGAAAGATTCCGACTACAAGACAGTCCTGACTGCGTTCCCCGAACCCCGTCTCGCTAAAAAGATCTTCGGCACGATGGAGAATGCCCGCATCGACAATCGCCTGCGCCAAACCTACCGCGGCCTTGTTCCGGACCTCGATCTGATGCAATCGTTTTTGCGGTCAAATCGCCCGTACATCTTCGACCTGCCGATGTACCAGGTGCCGTTCGAATTGCTATTCCAGATCACGCTCTGCGGCGGTGCGACGGATGACGCAAAGCAATTCTATGGCCAGGTCGTTAGCGAGATCGAAGCTATCGTTGAGAAATACGTGTCGGGCCAACGGGTCAGAACCGGGAGCGATAGCGACTGGGCTCCCGCACCTGCTCAAAAGGCCGACTCCAATCCATCGAAGAACCCGGTCGCTACCGCTCCCGGTTCTGACAGTGTTGCCGATTCCCTGATGGCAACGAGCCGCATCTACACACTCTTTCAAAACATCTCGCCCGAGCAGAATCAGGAAACTGAGGCTGAGAATGAGGAAGACAAGAGCGAGTTTGCCTACGACGACAAAGACACGTCCGAAGGCGTCGTTGATGACAAGGCCAAAAAGGAGCGTGAAAAGCAGGCGCAGGACATTCGTGACCTGTTCAACGCCTGGAACAGCCTCGACGACGAAGGCGAACCTGACGAGCTGCAGGGTGCCGAGGCCTGGTCGCAGAACGAGATGCCGGAACAGGCTCTCGAGGATGACGATGTCGCCTTTGCGTACGACGAATGGGACCGCGATCTGAACGATTACCGCGTGGGCTGGAGCCGCGTGATCGAGAAAAAGGTGAAGCAGGGCGATCGGACCTTTGTCGAGCTGACGCGTTCGCGATATCGCGGCGTGATCTCATCGATCAGGCATCAATTCCAGCTCATGAAGCCCGAAAATCTCACGCGGATCAACCGCGAGATCGACGGCGAAGACTACGACCTCAACGCCCTCGTTGATTACGTCGTCGACAAACGTGCCGACGGCCAGCCGTCCGAAAATATCTATACCAAAAAGCTCCGCCGCCAACGCGACGTGGCCGTTTCGATCCTCCTCGATCAGTCCAGCTCGACCGCTCGCACGATCACGCGAAACCCTCTGCAGCCGTACACCCATCCCGGCCGCCGCATCATCGAGATCGAAAAAGAAGGCCTTGTACTAATGAGCGAAGCCCTCGAAGCCGTCGGCGATGTCTATTCCATCTACGGCTTCACGAGCGAAGGCCGCCGGAATGTTAAGTTCTATGTCGTCAAGGATTTTGCCGAGAAGTATTCGGCCGATATCGAGAAACGCATCGGCGGCATCACGTTCCAAAACAACACACGCCTCGGCGCCGCGATCCGTCATGCCTCGGCAAAATTGTTAAAACAGGAAGCCCGCACCAAGCTCCTCATAATCCTGACCGACGGCCGCCCATACGATCACGACTACGGCGACGCCCGCTACGCCCGCGAAGACGTCCGCGAAGCCCTAACCGAAGCCAAAACGATGGCAGTAACCCCATTCTGCATCACCATCGACCGCGAATCCGAAGCGGAGCTGAAGGATCTGTACGGCAACGTCGGGTACACTATCATCGATGACGTTTTGTCACTGCCAGAGAGAATGCCGAATATCTATAGGAGGTTGACTAGTTAACACATGGATAAGGCTGAGACAGTTTTCCTCTTCGACGTCGATAACACGCTGCTTGATAATGATCGCGTGACGGCGGATCTGCGGCGGTTTTTGGATCGGGAGGTTGGGGCTGAGCGGAGCGGTGTTTACTGGCGGATATTTGAGGAGCTGCGTAGCGAATGCGGTTATGCGGATTATCTTGGGGCGTTGCAGCGGTATCGGCTCGGGCATCCGTATGACTCGCATTTGCTGGCGGTTTCGACTTATCTGATCAATTATCCGTTCGCCAATCGCCTGTTCCCGAATTCGCTCGACGTTATCGAAAAATGCAGCCAGATCGGGCAGGTTGTGATTCTCACCGACGGCGACGTGGTCTTTCAACCGCGTAAGATCGAGCGTTCAGGCCTGTTCGAAGCGGTCGGCGGCAATATCCTGATCTACATACACAAGGAACACGAACTCGAAGACGTCGAGCGCCGCTACCCCGCGAAAAAATACGTTCTCGTCGACGACAAGATCCGCATCCTCTCCGCGATCAAAGACATCTGGGGCAACCGCGTGACGACCGTCTTCCCACGCCAGGGCCACTACGCTCTTGACACTGAACACGTCGCGAAATACCCCGACGCTGACATCACCGTCGAGCGGATCGGCGACATCTTGGATATAGATTCCTTCTGAACCTTTGCGACTTTGCGGCTTAACTTTGCGGCTTTGCGGGAAACACAGCGTAAAGGAGAATTTCCCGCAAAGCCGCAAAGAAAGGACGCAAAGCCGTAGAGGAAGAAAACCGCACAATGGCGACTAGCTCGATATTCTGCTAACGTTAAAGTTTTGCTATGAATATCGTCTCGCTCGAAAATGTCTCTAAAAACTACGGATTTAAGCCGCTTTTTGAGAATGTAACGCTTGGTCTTGAGGACCGTGACAAGATCGGCATCATCGGGGCGAACGGCTCGGGGAAGAGTACGCTTTTGCGGATAATTGCGGGTGTCGAGGTGCCGGACACGGGCCGCGTGGTCACCGCAAAGGGCCAGACGCTGGCGTTTCTCTCGCAAAATCCACCGTACGACGAAAACCTGACCGTGCTTGAGACCATTTTCGCGTCGAGCAGCGGTGTGATGCAAACGATCCGCGATTATGAGGCTATTTGTCACGACGTGGCGGCCGGTGCTCATGACGACGCAACGATGGAGCGGATGTCCGATCTCCAACACGAACTCGAGATGAACGGCGGTTGGGATATCGAGGCTAACGCCCGGGCCGTCCTCACCAAGCTCGACATTACCGACACCTCCGCCAAGATGGGCACGCTCTCGGGCGGCCAGCGAAAACGCGTCGCTCTCGCCCACGAGCTGATCTTCAAACCCGACATTCTGATCCTCGACGAGCCGACCAATCATCTCGACGCCGACACGATCGAGTGGCTTGAGAATTACCTCGCCCGTTATACCGGAGCCCTTTTGCTCGTCACGCACGACCGTTATTTTCTCGATCGCGTGACTGACCGAATCTTTGAGGTAGATCGCGGGACGGTGCAGAGCTTTGCGGGCAATTACGCCTATTATCTTGAGAAAAAAGCAGAGCAGGACACGCTTCGCGAGGTCGAAGGGCACAAACGCGAGCAGTTGATCAAGAAAGAACTCGCCTGGCTCCGCCGCGGTGCGAAGGCGCGCACACGTAAATCCAAGCACCGCATCGAGGCCGCTCACACGCTGATGGCCGTTCCAAAAGAGCAGGCAAAGGGCGAGGTCGATATCGCGATCGGCTCAAAACGTCTGGGATCGAAAGTGGTCGAGATCAACGACATTTCAAAATCGTACGGCGAAAACCGCCTGATCGACCACTTCACATACCTGCTGAAACGCGACGACCGCATCGGCATCATCGGTGCAAATGGTTCCGGCAAAACGACTTTGCTCGATATGCTCACCCGCCGCATCGAGCCGGACAGCGGAGAGATCGAGATCGGCCAGACGGTCCACATCGGCTATTACGACCAGGAAAGCCGCGAGTTGAACGACGACCAACGCGTCATCGACTACATCCGCGACGTCGCCGAATACGTCACCACCAACGAGGGCATCCAGATCACCGCCGGCAAAATGCTTGAGCGTTTTCTATTCGCTCCCGCGGCCCAGTACGCCGTGATCGGCAATCTCTCAGGCGGTGAACGGCGACGCTTGTATTTATTAAGAATTTTGATGGGCTCGCCCAACGTCCTGCTCCTCGACGAGCCGACCAACGACCTCGACATCCCGACGCTCATCGCTCTGGAGCAGTACCTCGACGAATTCGCAGGTGCCCTGATCGTCGTCAGCCACGACCGTTACTTCCTCGATCGCACGGTCGAAAACATCTTCCGCTTCGAACCCGGCGGCCACGTCCGCGAATACGCCGGCGATTACTCAGCCTATCTGGAAGCCGTGGAACGTCAAGAAGCCGAACGCAAGGCCGAGGCGTCTACTCCTGTCAATGCCGCTAGCAGTAGCGACGCGGCAACCGCCCGAGTCAGAACCGGGAGCGATAGCGACTGGGTTCCTACAACAGCTGAAAAGGAAAAGCCAAAAAAACTCACCTTCAACGAAAAACGCGAGTTCGAAACCCTCGAAAAACGCATCGCGGAAACCGAATCACGCCTTCCCGAGATCGAACGCGAAATGGTCACAGCGGCCAGCGACGCGGGCCGTGTCCACGAGCTTTTCACGGAGCAGCAACAGCTAACCGAGCAGCTCGAAGCCGACATGGAACGCTGGGCTGGGCTTGCTGACCGTATCGAAGGCTAACTAAAAAAATGAATATACAAGAACTTGGGTATCAGCAGACGCCGCTTGGCGATCTGACGTTGCGTCGGCGGCTGGAAACGCTTTTGGATTACCGCGAGGTCTACGAGGTCAAGCTCGGCGACGATTATCTGATGTCGAGCCTCTTTACCGAGGCCGAACAGCAACTCGCAACCCTCGGCCTCGCGCCGCTTAAGGGCAAACTCGACGTCGTCATCGGCGGTCTTGGACTCGGATACACCGCTGCGGAAGCTCTCAAAAACGACAATTTAGAGAGCCTGCTCGTCATCGACCTTTTCCAAACAGTTATCGACTGGCATAACCAAGGCCTCGTCCCGCTCGGTTCCGGGCTGCGCGATGACCCGAGATGCGAACTCCGCCAAGGCGATTTCTTCGCCCTCGCCCACACCGGCTTTGACACAGCCACGCCGGACCGAAAATTCGAGGCCGTCCTTCTCGACATCGACCACTCGCCAAAACACTTCCTCGACGCCACAAACGAGTCGTTCTACACCACAAAAGGCTTCACCGCCATCCGCCACCAACTAAAACCGAACGGCACATTCGCCCTCTGGTCCAACGATCCCGAAAATGAAGCTTTCACCACACATTTGAAACAGATCTTTGGCACTGCCGATGCTTATGACATCGAATTCGCCAATCCTTACACTGGCTCGACATCGATCAATTCAGTGTATGTTGCACAAAACGGCCGTTAAATTTTCGAGATTGAAACTAATTCGTGTGATATGCTAGCGGCAAGACTGAGCATACAGGATCTGCATTATTATGGATCTGCGAGATATCTTCCAACTATCTTTCCGCACACCACACCGGTTTCAACTGTATCGATTGAACGTTTTTCTCTCTCTTTTTTTCTTCTGGGCAGCGAGTTCAGTGCCCGCTCAGGATAAGCCTAAACCAACGCCCGCACAGACTCCGCCAACTATCACCGATCCCGACGATGCTCCGTTAAGAGTTCAAACGGACCTCGTTACGCTCACGTTGACGGTCCAGGATACATGGGGACGGGTTGTGTCGAATCTGACCAAGAAGCATTTCTCGGTATTTGAGGACGGTGTTGAGCAGGAGATCAGTTTTTTTGAGGACGTCGATGCCCCAGCCTCGATCGGAATAATCTATGACGTTTCCGGGTCGATGGGCGGCGGGAAGATCGGGCGGTCGCGACGAGCTCTAGAGCGCTTCATGCTCACAAGCCATCCATCTGATGAGTTTTCGCTGATCACATTCAGCGACAAGGTCCAACTGCTTGCAGACCGCACC includes:
- a CDS encoding VWA domain-containing protein — translated: MADPILRLGKVMEEAPIPKNTLTGLAARLSRLPSDKRRAALEIAASLAGVSLRVSREFVEAVPKAAKILSADDLRHWGELGRRLAMGNADTGAKFFTDGVGALKPVPDEARSAVFQICTRQLVLSSSISLETFKLVPKIASDIGDDQLFADVLNLAAEIAQRSAKHSSEFLENTPAVAKVLTEFGDEKRAVADGVLALAAQFANRTGGMTADLWSNLPASLERLNAENAKLLMIRAGEFLEFGGSVTLHFVSSGSEVLAASESAFEDWCKLARSIARHGNAVLISFLRATPKFFASFTKKKKASPADIRRVLQLTTKIAETDAESALAAFKSSSGALRKVSIEQFEEWVDKGLSERSNESSKSRRSYFALETRASNERLQETRLGLPLEKIQSILRMYVEALTGKEIEIAPLTAMPQESRIGDGKTIYLPASVAEFDNDDLDFKLYKVLAAHGAGQIEFGTFERDTDELKQAYAELTELYSISEDDRDAFALGGYLEDVRKAEKALSEKEIKAEAKKRRKKLPKDSDYKTVLTAFPEPRLAKKIFGTMENARIDNRLRQTYRGLVPDLDLMQSFLRSNRPYIFDLPMYQVPFELLFQITLCGGATDDAKQFYGQVVSEIEAIVEKYVSGQRVRTGSDSDWAPAPAQKADSNPSKNPVATAPGSDSVADSLMATSRIYTLFQNISPEQNQETEAENEEDKSEFAYDDKDTSEGVVDDKAKKEREKQAQDIRDLFNAWNSLDDEGEPDELQGAEAWSQNEMPEQALEDDDVAFAYDEWDRDLNDYRVGWSRVIEKKVKQGDRTFVELTRSRYRGVISSIRHQFQLMKPENLTRINREIDGEDYDLNALVDYVVDKRADGQPSENIYTKKLRRQRDVAVSILLDQSSSTARTITRNPLQPYTHPGRRIIEIEKEGLVLMSEALEAVGDVYSIYGFTSEGRRNVKFYVVKDFAEKYSADIEKRIGGITFQNNTRLGAAIRHASAKLLKQEARTKLLIILTDGRPYDHDYGDARYAREDVREALTEAKTMAVTPFCITIDRESEAELKDLYGNVGYTIIDDVLSLPERMPNIYRRLTS
- a CDS encoding HAD family hydrolase, yielding MDKAETVFLFDVDNTLLDNDRVTADLRRFLDREVGAERSGVYWRIFEELRSECGYADYLGALQRYRLGHPYDSHLLAVSTYLINYPFANRLFPNSLDVIEKCSQIGQVVILTDGDVVFQPRKIERSGLFEAVGGNILIYIHKEHELEDVERRYPAKKYVLVDDKIRILSAIKDIWGNRVTTVFPRQGHYALDTEHVAKYPDADITVERIGDILDIDSF
- a CDS encoding ABC-F family ATP-binding cassette domain-containing protein, which produces MNIVSLENVSKNYGFKPLFENVTLGLEDRDKIGIIGANGSGKSTLLRIIAGVEVPDTGRVVTAKGQTLAFLSQNPPYDENLTVLETIFASSSGVMQTIRDYEAICHDVAAGAHDDATMERMSDLQHELEMNGGWDIEANARAVLTKLDITDTSAKMGTLSGGQRKRVALAHELIFKPDILILDEPTNHLDADTIEWLENYLARYTGALLLVTHDRYFLDRVTDRIFEVDRGTVQSFAGNYAYYLEKKAEQDTLREVEGHKREQLIKKELAWLRRGAKARTRKSKHRIEAAHTLMAVPKEQAKGEVDIAIGSKRLGSKVVEINDISKSYGENRLIDHFTYLLKRDDRIGIIGANGSGKTTLLDMLTRRIEPDSGEIEIGQTVHIGYYDQESRELNDDQRVIDYIRDVAEYVTTNEGIQITAGKMLERFLFAPAAQYAVIGNLSGGERRRLYLLRILMGSPNVLLLDEPTNDLDIPTLIALEQYLDEFAGALIVVSHDRYFLDRTVENIFRFEPGGHVREYAGDYSAYLEAVERQEAERKAEASTPVNAASSSDAATARVRTGSDSDWVPTTAEKEKPKKLTFNEKREFETLEKRIAETESRLPEIEREMVTAASDAGRVHELFTEQQQLTEQLEADMERWAGLADRIEG
- a CDS encoding spermidine synthase is translated as MNIQELGYQQTPLGDLTLRRRLETLLDYREVYEVKLGDDYLMSSLFTEAEQQLATLGLAPLKGKLDVVIGGLGLGYTAAEALKNDNLESLLVIDLFQTVIDWHNQGLVPLGSGLRDDPRCELRQGDFFALAHTGFDTATPDRKFEAVLLDIDHSPKHFLDATNESFYTTKGFTAIRHQLKPNGTFALWSNDPENEAFTTHLKQIFGTADAYDIEFANPYTGSTSINSVYVAQNGR